One Pelecanus crispus isolate bPelCri1 chromosome 14, bPelCri1.pri, whole genome shotgun sequence genomic window carries:
- the LOC104024212 gene encoding P2Y purinoceptor 1, translated as MAAQALAPWPGNGSGALCPVDAAFAQRFLPAVYLAVIPLGLVGNGLGLWHLCTGPRWGARHPLGLLVGNLGLADLLYVSTLPFLVSYYLRGRVWLFGQGWCWITRGLFHLNLYASISFLTCISVHRYLGIVHPLKARGRCQGATSSVWLSMMVWVWVIMQVAPDFAFSKMDDTGMRCHDTTGHENLGVYLPYTVAVTVTGFVIPFLIIIGCYCHVVVVLCRNDTMDLRLRRRSIRLVILVMVLFSICFLPYHIFRNLNLLSRGWQLQGSCTQASKNIYISYQVTRGLASFNSAINPLLYVMTSEDCMSRIRTIRQKASESLGSTFRGKTSCQVDEKKMSIILCEEEASDEL; from the coding sequence ATGGCCGCGCAAGCTCTCGCCCCGTGGCCCGGCAATGGCAGCGGAGCCTTGTGCCCCGTGGATGCCGCCTTCGCCCAGCGCTTCTTGCCCGCCGTCTACCTGGCGGTGATCcccctggggctggtggggaacGGGCTGGGGCTGTGGCACCTCTGCACCGGGCCCCGGTGGGGCGCCCGCCATCccctgggcctgctggtgggcaACCTGGGCCTGGCCGACCTGCTGTACGTCAGCACGCTGCCCTTCCTCGTCAGCTACTACCTGCGGGGCAGAGTATGGCTCTTtgggcagggctggtgctggaTCACCCGGGGCCTCTTCCACCTCAACCTGTACGCCAGCATCAGCTTCCTCACCTGCATCAGTGTCCACCGTTACCTGGGCATCGTGCACCCACTGAAGGCGCGGGGCAGGTGCCAGGGGGCAACGTCTTCTGTATGGCTCAGCATGATGGTCTGGGTGTGGGTCATCATGCAGGTAGCTCCCGATTTTGCCTTCAGCAAGATGGATGACACAGGGATGCGGTGCCATGACACAACAGGGCACGAGAACCTGGGTGTTTACTTGCCATACACCGTGGCCGTCACTGTGACTGGGTTCGTCATCCCATTCCTCATCATCATCGGATGCTACTGCCATGTGGTGGTGGTGCTCTGCAGGAATGATACCATGGACCTCAGGCTCAGGAGAAGAAGCATTAGACTGGTGATTCTAGTGATGGTCCTCTTCTCCATCTGCTTCCTCCCCTACCATATCTTCAGAAACCTCAACTTGTTGTCTCGAGGCTGGCAGCTGCAAGGGTCCTGCACACAGGCTTCAAAGAACATCTACATTTCCTACCAGGTGACCCGGGGCCTGGCCAGCTTCAACAGTGCCATCAACCCCCTGCTCTACGTGATGACCAGCGAAGACTGCATGTCACGTATAAGGACCATCCGCCAAAAAGCCAGTGAGTCCCTTG